From Candidatus Pedobacter colombiensis, one genomic window encodes:
- a CDS encoding pirin family protein: MEANIKQVSAVLNPPAPHMVGDGFRVHNFFPGGYKIKMSPFFLLDYNAKIGFSARNEPRGVGVHPHRGFETVTIAYHGAVAHHDSAGNSGIIYPGDVQWMTAARGILHKEFHEAEYSKKGGDFQMVQLWVNLPAKDKMSPPKYQGIKHEHIAKHDLPDNGGTIEVIAGSYQGTKGSVSTFSPINVFNARLNKGGKAEFSFPADHNTGFVIIEGSIKINGSEVADTDKFVHFKNEGTEIKIEALENSIILILSGEPINEPIAQYGPFLMNTAEEIQQAISDYNQGKFGYLEE, translated from the coding sequence ATGGAAGCAAATATTAAACAGGTGTCGGCCGTACTAAATCCGCCGGCACCTCATATGGTTGGTGATGGATTTAGGGTGCATAATTTTTTCCCTGGCGGGTACAAGATAAAAATGAGCCCATTTTTTCTACTCGATTACAATGCTAAAATAGGATTTTCAGCTAGAAATGAGCCTAGAGGCGTGGGTGTGCATCCACATAGGGGATTCGAAACCGTAACCATTGCCTATCATGGTGCTGTTGCGCATCACGATAGTGCGGGCAATAGTGGTATCATTTATCCCGGTGATGTACAATGGATGACTGCAGCTAGAGGAATATTGCATAAAGAATTCCATGAAGCAGAATACAGCAAAAAAGGAGGTGATTTTCAGATGGTGCAACTATGGGTTAATTTACCTGCAAAGGATAAAATGAGTCCACCAAAATATCAGGGCATTAAACATGAACATATTGCCAAACATGATTTACCTGATAACGGCGGTACAATTGAAGTAATCGCCGGATCATACCAGGGCACAAAAGGCTCTGTCAGCACATTCTCGCCCATTAACGTGTTCAATGCACGCCTGAATAAAGGCGGAAAGGCTGAGTTTAGCTTTCCAGCAGACCACAATACAGGGTTTGTAATTATTGAGGGCAGCATAAAAATAAATGGTTCAGAAGTAGCTGACACAGATAAGTTTGTTCATTTTAAAAATGAAGGTACTGAGATTAAAATTGAAGCTTTAGAAAACAGCATAATCTTAATCCTTAGTGGTGAGCCAATTAATGAGCCCATTGCACAATACGGCCCTTTTCTGATGAATACAGCTGAAGAAATACAACAGGCCATAAGTGATTATAACCAAGGTAAATTTGGGTACCTGGAAGAATAA
- a CDS encoding YceI family protein, whose translation MATTTWALDPTHSELQFKVKHLMITTVTGSMNVLTATLTSESDDFQNAHVKFEAETGSIDTGNADRDTHLRSGDFFNADEFPKVSFDSTSFIKDGSDYTLEGNLTIRDVTKPVKLDVEFGGIATDPWGNTKAGFTLSGKIKRTDFGLTWNAALETGGVMVSEDVRILGELQFVKQA comes from the coding sequence ATGGCAACTACAACCTGGGCATTAGACCCTACCCACAGCGAACTACAGTTTAAAGTAAAACACTTGATGATCACTACTGTAACTGGTAGCATGAATGTGTTGACTGCAACATTAACCTCTGAATCAGACGATTTCCAGAACGCCCATGTTAAGTTTGAAGCTGAAACAGGATCAATTGACACTGGAAATGCAGATCGTGATACACACTTGAGAAGCGGCGACTTCTTTAATGCAGATGAATTTCCAAAAGTTAGCTTTGATTCTACTTCCTTCATTAAAGATGGAAGTGATTATACACTAGAAGGCAATTTAACCATTAGAGATGTAACCAAACCTGTTAAGTTGGATGTAGAATTTGGCGGTATCGCGACTGATCCATGGGGAAATACTAAAGCCGGATTTACCCTAAGCGGAAAAATCAAAAGAACAGATTTCGGTTTAACCTGGAATGCTGCATTAGAAACAGGTGGTGTAATGGTAAGTGAAGATGTAAGGATTTTAGGTGAGTTACAATTCGTAAAACAAGCCTAA
- a CDS encoding Crp/Fnr family transcriptional regulator: MLEQFKAYLQNKVAITDEQFALISGKLKIKTFEKNEMILMKGEVSAHGYFVMSGLLRSYSIDSKGKTHIIQFAPEQWWLSDRNGMLFNEASDFFIDAIERTEAVVIPKDYINDSAKIVPCMHDLNHTILNNSIRFMQKRINMLLSATAEERYLNFIKLYPNLTLRVPQWMIASYLGITPESLSRVRKDLAHKHFKT; this comes from the coding sequence ATGCTGGAGCAGTTTAAAGCCTATTTACAGAACAAAGTAGCCATAACAGATGAGCAGTTTGCGCTTATTTCCGGCAAACTAAAGATAAAGACCTTTGAAAAGAATGAAATGATCCTGATGAAAGGTGAAGTTTCGGCGCATGGTTATTTTGTAATGAGCGGGTTATTGCGCAGTTACTCCATAGATAGCAAAGGAAAAACACATATCATTCAGTTTGCACCTGAGCAATGGTGGCTCTCCGACCGTAATGGTATGCTTTTTAATGAGGCATCTGACTTTTTTATTGACGCCATAGAGCGTACTGAAGCTGTGGTCATACCCAAGGACTACATCAATGACTCGGCGAAGATTGTTCCCTGCATGCATGATCTAAACCATACCATTCTCAACAATTCAATCAGGTTCATGCAGAAACGGATCAATATGCTCCTGAGTGCAACTGCCGAAGAGCGCTACCTGAACTTCATTAAGCTCTACCCAAACCTTACCTTAAGGGTGCCACAATGGATGATAGCCTCTTACCTGGGCATCACACCTGAATCGCTAAGTAGAGTTCGCAAAGACCTGGCACATAAGCATTTTAAAACTTAA
- a CDS encoding FeoB-associated Cys-rich membrane protein gives MDIQTILVILLFVGAIFYVGRIIYRAVSPKSGGCASNCKCGVDFSNIEPNKK, from the coding sequence ATGGATATTCAAACCATTTTAGTGATTTTACTATTTGTTGGAGCCATATTTTATGTGGGTCGCATCATTTATCGTGCTGTATCTCCTAAAAGTGGAGGTTGTGCCTCGAATTGCAAATGCGGGGTTGATTTTTCTAATATCGAACCCAACAAAAAATAG
- a CDS encoding GMP synthase: MTDKNKIKIAVIDMNNGTANEGMRCIQDILLHYQKETETALSFDVFDLRQNGEIPDLNYDIYISSGGPGSPYEGEGLQWENDFFNLLNHVESFNENNKQRKKYVFLICHSFQMACRKFGFGHVTKRQSTALGIFPVSLTEEGKKDSLFNNLPNPLYIFDSRNWQVTEADNASSNVINAKVLALEKDRPHIDLERCVMAVRFTKEIVGTQFHPEADPIGIKLYMLQEDKKNAIIENHGEKKYNDMLNSLDDPKRIALTQHAILPNFLNEALNTLREI, translated from the coding sequence ATGACTGATAAGAACAAGATAAAAATTGCGGTTATCGATATGAATAACGGGACTGCCAACGAGGGGATGCGTTGTATTCAGGATATCTTGTTGCATTATCAGAAAGAGACGGAGACCGCCTTATCATTTGATGTTTTTGATTTGAGGCAGAATGGTGAAATACCGGACTTGAATTATGATATATACATTTCTAGCGGCGGACCAGGCAGTCCGTATGAAGGTGAAGGCTTACAATGGGAAAATGACTTTTTTAACCTGCTTAACCATGTTGAATCGTTTAATGAAAATAATAAACAGCGTAAAAAATATGTTTTCTTAATTTGCCATTCTTTCCAAATGGCCTGCCGAAAATTTGGCTTTGGCCATGTTACCAAACGACAATCAACCGCTTTGGGCATCTTCCCTGTGTCTTTAACGGAAGAAGGCAAAAAAGACTCCTTATTCAACAACTTGCCTAATCCCCTTTACATATTCGACAGTCGCAATTGGCAAGTCACCGAGGCTGATAATGCCTCCTCTAATGTAATAAATGCTAAAGTTCTGGCTCTTGAAAAAGACAGGCCGCATATTGATCTGGAACGTTGCGTGATGGCTGTTCGTTTTACTAAAGAAATTGTTGGCACCCAATTCCATCCGGAAGCTGACCCCATCGGGATAAAACTATATATGCTACAGGAAGACAAAAAGAATGCTATCATAGAAAATCATGGTGAGAAGAAATATAATGATATGCTCAATAGCCTTGATGACCCTAAACGCATTGCTTTGACACAACATGCCATTTTGCCAAATTTTTTAAATGAAGCCTTAAACACTTTACGGGAAATTTGA
- a CDS encoding carboxylate-amine ligase, with translation MNDFTLGIEEEYMVIDPITRELTSHDQKIVEAAQKIYKDQVKAEMHQAVVEVGTGICKNTEQAREEISQLRYTVSQLAGELDLQIGAAGTHPFSHWEKQLITEHPRYSDIVNELQEAARSNLIFGLHVHVGFQSRELAIHIANQVRYFLPHVFALSTNSPFWEGRNTGYKSYRTKIFDKFPRTGIPDIFNSIEDYDNYVKLLIKTNSIDNAKKIWWDIRVHPYFQTIEFRICDCPMLIDETMALTALFQALCAKLYKLRLQNMEFITYSRALINENKWRAARYGIDGSLIDFGKEMEVNCRNLILELLDFIDDVVDELGCRNEINYLLKMLENGTGADRQLAVYKESGTFEAVVDYVTSQTLVGAKQ, from the coding sequence ATGAACGATTTTACACTCGGAATTGAAGAAGAATACATGGTGATAGACCCGATAACCAGGGAACTCACATCGCATGACCAAAAAATAGTTGAAGCGGCTCAAAAGATCTATAAGGATCAGGTAAAAGCAGAAATGCACCAGGCTGTAGTAGAAGTAGGCACTGGGATTTGTAAAAATACAGAACAAGCCCGCGAAGAGATATCACAATTGCGGTACACCGTTTCACAACTAGCTGGCGAACTGGACTTGCAAATTGGTGCTGCAGGTACCCACCCTTTTTCACATTGGGAAAAACAATTGATTACAGAACATCCACGATACAGCGATATTGTAAATGAATTACAGGAAGCTGCCCGTTCTAATCTGATTTTTGGTCTGCATGTACATGTAGGCTTTCAATCAAGAGAGCTAGCCATACATATTGCCAACCAGGTACGTTATTTTTTACCGCATGTGTTTGCCCTATCTACCAACTCCCCTTTTTGGGAAGGCCGGAATACTGGCTATAAATCTTACAGAACCAAAATATTCGACAAATTCCCACGCACAGGTATCCCTGATATTTTTAACAGCATTGAGGATTATGATAACTATGTGAAATTGTTGATCAAGACCAATAGTATTGACAATGCTAAAAAGATTTGGTGGGACATCAGGGTCCATCCTTATTTTCAAACCATAGAGTTTAGAATCTGCGATTGTCCTATGCTGATTGATGAAACAATGGCTTTAACAGCCCTATTTCAGGCATTGTGTGCCAAACTTTACAAGTTACGTTTGCAGAATATGGAATTTATCACCTATTCAAGAGCATTGATCAATGAAAATAAATGGAGGGCTGCCCGCTATGGCATCGACGGAAGCCTGATCGACTTTGGTAAAGAAATGGAAGTGAATTGCCGTAACCTGATATTGGAATTATTGGATTTTATTGATGATGTAGTCGACGAGCTGGGTTGCAGAAATGAGATTAACTATCTGCTGAAAATGCTGGAAAATGGAACCGGAGCAGATAGGCAGCTGGCTGTTTACAAAGAATCTGGCACCTTCGAAGCGGTAGTAGATTATGTGACTTCGCAGACATTAGTGGGCGCAAAACAATGA
- a CDS encoding esterase translates to MEEVHKKWYSHNLNADFELLAFGHSGYPILLFPTGTGGYAEHKDLKMIDSISWFIDEGKVKVYCVDSIDRQSWYNKDIEPADRVKQHIRYDKLLLEEVSTMARKETGHSKIITAGCSFGGYHAANFAFRHPWLVSHMFSMSGSFDIKSHLDGFYNDEVYFNNPVDFVPNDDNPELWQMKIILGTSDKDICRGDNERFSQTLNEKGMTHWLDLRHNADHDWPIWRQMLPEYLAKL, encoded by the coding sequence ATGGAGGAAGTACATAAAAAATGGTATAGTCATAACCTGAATGCCGATTTTGAACTCCTCGCTTTTGGACATAGTGGTTATCCTATACTGCTTTTCCCCACAGGCACGGGCGGCTATGCTGAGCACAAGGATTTAAAAATGATAGACTCCATCAGCTGGTTCATTGATGAAGGAAAGGTTAAAGTCTATTGTGTGGATAGCATTGACCGGCAAAGCTGGTATAATAAAGACATCGAGCCAGCCGACAGGGTAAAACAACATATCCGATACGACAAATTACTCTTAGAGGAGGTGTCAACCATGGCCAGAAAAGAAACAGGGCATTCAAAAATCATTACTGCAGGTTGTAGTTTCGGCGGGTATCATGCTGCAAACTTTGCCTTCAGACACCCCTGGCTGGTCAGCCACATGTTTAGCATGAGTGGATCATTTGACATCAAAAGCCACCTTGATGGCTTTTACAATGACGAAGTATATTTTAACAATCCAGTTGATTTTGTCCCGAACGACGACAATCCTGAACTATGGCAGATGAAGATCATATTAGGCACTTCGGATAAAGACATTTGCCGTGGAGACAATGAGCGATTCTCTCAAACTTTAAATGAAAAAGGAATGACCCATTGGCTGGACCTAAGACACAATGCGGATCATGACTGGCCGATATGGCGACAGATGCTCCCTGAATATCTTGCCAAATTGTGA
- the typA gene encoding translational GTPase TypA yields the protein MQKIRNIAIIAHVDHGKTTLVDKILHSCSIFRDNEQSGDLILDNNDLERERGITIVSKNVSVKYKDVKINIIDTPGHADFGGEVERVLKMADGVLLLCDAFEGAMPQTRFVTQKALALGLKPIVVVNKVDKENCRPEEVYEQIFELFFNLEATEDQLDFPVIYGSSKQGWMSTDWKVPTTDIFALLDAVVANIPPAPTNDGTLQMQITSLDYSSFVGRIAIGRVHRGSIKENQPVTLIKRDGKVVKSRVKELYTFEGLGKIRTTEVKSGDICAVVGIEGFEIGDTIADFDAPEQLPVIKIDEPTMNMLFTINNSPFFGKEGKFVTSQRIRERLYKEMEKNLALKVVETESPDSYLVYGRGILHLSVLIETMRREGYEIQVGQPQVIVKEIDGKKCEPVETLIVDVPGEVAGKVIELVTQRKGELLIMEPKGDLQHLEFEIPSRGIIGLRNNVLTATAGEAIMAHRFKAYEPWKGAIPGRLNGVLISMDKGTTTAYSIDKLQDRGRFFVDPGVDIYEGQILGEHIRDNDLVINIVKGKALTNMRASGTDDNTRIAPAIKFSLEEAMEYIQADEYIEVTPASMRLRKIYLTENERKINAKKFV from the coding sequence ATGCAAAAAATTAGAAATATAGCTATCATAGCCCACGTTGACCACGGTAAAACTACACTGGTTGATAAGATCTTACACTCTTGTTCAATCTTCCGTGATAATGAACAATCGGGAGATTTAATACTTGACAATAATGATTTGGAGCGTGAAAGAGGAATCACGATCGTTTCAAAGAATGTTTCCGTTAAATACAAGGATGTTAAGATCAACATTATCGATACCCCTGGTCACGCCGATTTCGGTGGTGAGGTTGAGCGTGTATTGAAAATGGCTGATGGAGTTTTGTTGTTGTGTGATGCTTTTGAAGGTGCAATGCCTCAAACACGTTTCGTAACGCAAAAAGCTCTAGCTTTAGGATTAAAGCCAATTGTTGTTGTAAATAAGGTAGATAAAGAAAACTGTCGCCCTGAGGAAGTTTATGAGCAAATCTTTGAATTGTTCTTCAACTTAGAGGCTACAGAAGACCAGTTAGACTTCCCTGTAATTTATGGTTCATCTAAACAAGGATGGATGAGTACTGACTGGAAAGTACCTACTACTGATATTTTTGCGCTTTTAGACGCAGTTGTTGCTAATATTCCTCCTGCACCAACAAATGATGGAACTTTACAAATGCAAATCACTTCTTTGGATTATTCATCTTTCGTAGGTCGTATTGCAATTGGACGTGTACACCGAGGTAGCATTAAAGAAAACCAACCAGTTACGTTAATTAAACGTGATGGTAAGGTTGTGAAGTCAAGAGTAAAAGAATTATATACTTTCGAAGGATTAGGTAAAATTCGTACAACTGAAGTAAAATCAGGTGATATCTGCGCAGTTGTAGGTATTGAAGGATTTGAGATTGGTGATACCATTGCTGATTTTGATGCTCCGGAACAATTACCTGTTATCAAAATCGATGAGCCTACGATGAACATGTTGTTCACAATCAATAACTCGCCGTTTTTTGGTAAAGAAGGTAAATTCGTTACTTCTCAACGTATCAGAGAGCGTTTATATAAAGAGATGGAGAAAAACTTAGCCCTTAAAGTGGTTGAGACAGAATCTCCTGATTCTTATTTGGTATATGGAAGGGGTATCCTCCATTTATCAGTATTGATCGAGACTATGCGTCGCGAAGGTTACGAAATTCAGGTAGGTCAGCCACAGGTTATCGTTAAAGAAATTGATGGTAAGAAATGTGAGCCAGTTGAGACTTTGATTGTTGATGTTCCAGGTGAAGTTGCCGGTAAGGTTATTGAATTGGTTACTCAACGTAAAGGCGAGTTGCTGATCATGGAACCTAAAGGTGATTTACAGCACTTAGAATTCGAGATTCCTTCACGTGGTATCATCGGTTTAAGAAATAACGTATTAACTGCAACAGCAGGAGAGGCCATTATGGCTCACCGTTTCAAAGCTTACGAGCCTTGGAAAGGTGCTATCCCTGGTAGGTTAAACGGTGTATTGATTTCTATGGATAAAGGTACTACTACTGCTTATTCAATTGATAAATTACAGGATCGTGGTCGTTTCTTCGTTGATCCGGGAGTAGATATTTACGAAGGTCAGATCCTTGGTGAGCACATCCGTGATAACGATTTAGTGATCAATATTGTTAAAGGTAAAGCTTTAACCAATATGCGTGCTTCAGGTACTGATGACAACACTCGTATTGCTCCAGCGATTAAATTCTCATTGGAGGAGGCTATGGAGTATATTCAGGCTGATGAGTACATCGAGGTTACACCAGCAAGCATGCGTTTACGTAAAATCTATTTAACTGAGAATGAGCGTAAAATCAACGCTAAGAAATTTGTATAA
- a CDS encoding class I SAM-dependent methyltransferase, with protein sequence MENNNLRDIFYQHDGRLIHKWDHYFEIYERYFSKFKGKKVNILEIGISHGGSLQMWKKYFGDDINIFAMDINPECKQFEDENTKVFIGSQSDPKFLSKVIEELPDLDIVIDDGGHTMIQQKVSFEMLYLKVKEGGVYLVEDTHTSYWYEFHGGLKKPSTFIEYSKNLIDSLYRDHILKQDKLTLNEITDHINCISFFDSVVVFEKLKRPNAFHIRKGKKVIAPYTPPELKKESLWMKIKGRLFGRPENKFITNDKGNLN encoded by the coding sequence ATGGAAAATAATAATTTAAGAGATATTTTTTATCAGCATGATGGTCGCTTGATTCATAAGTGGGATCATTATTTTGAAATTTACGAAAGGTACTTCTCTAAATTTAAAGGTAAGAAGGTCAATATTCTTGAAATTGGGATTTCCCATGGTGGTTCGCTTCAGATGTGGAAGAAATATTTTGGTGATGATATAAATATCTTCGCCATGGATATCAATCCGGAATGTAAGCAGTTTGAAGATGAGAATACTAAGGTGTTCATTGGTTCTCAAAGTGATCCTAAATTTTTAAGCAAAGTTATCGAGGAGTTGCCTGATCTGGATATTGTTATTGATGATGGCGGGCATACTATGATACAACAAAAGGTTTCATTTGAAATGCTGTATTTAAAAGTTAAGGAAGGCGGTGTATATCTTGTTGAAGATACACATACCTCTTACTGGTATGAATTTCATGGTGGTTTGAAGAAACCAAGTACCTTTATTGAGTACTCGAAAAACCTGATCGATTCTTTATATAGGGATCATATTCTGAAGCAGGATAAGCTGACTTTAAATGAAATAACAGATCACATCAATTGTATTTCTTTCTTTGATAGTGTAGTTGTTTTTGAAAAACTAAAACGTCCAAATGCTTTTCACATCAGAAAGGGCAAAAAAGTGATTGCACCCTACACTCCTCCTGAATTGAAAAAAGAATCCCTATGGATGAAGATCAAAGGAAGGCTCTTTGGAAGGCCTGAGAATAAATTTATTACAAATGATAAGGGTAATTTAAACTAG
- a CDS encoding polysaccharide biosynthesis C-terminal domain-containing protein, with amino-acid sequence MGIIQQQTLKGTFYSYLGILLGFFSSYLIQPHVLTPEQIGLISILTSFSILFAQVAVLGFNATARIFPYFRDSKNHNNGYLGLACLISITGFIVFCIAAYFLKDQIIQQKGSENNLFETYYWYLIPLTFFTMLFNILELYSRMLYDTIAGRVLKEFTQRIFLLAALLLLLFKSVDFETFMWIWLLCNIIPTGMIAFRLYKRNQLSFRLNFQFLDPSIRRQIIHLCFFGILTGTSPYIIENIDKYMINEKFGLGDAGVYSLAFTFGTIISLPRRSLYSIAYTVIAEAWKNENIQEIKSVYKKSCITQLITTLFLFLLIWANIHNIYYTLPPEYASGRYVIFFIGLGYLIDSATGVNGVILATSKFYKYDSFFNVALIGVVIAANLIFIPRYGITGAAIASAITLFIFNLSRYLFILVLFKMQPFTYKTPLTIFTGIVIYFLVNTIPPLANFIVDGALRLTLITLLFGGTIYILKLSEDINGLIDDLTKKYLLNKK; translated from the coding sequence ATGGGCATTATTCAGCAACAAACATTAAAAGGAACCTTTTATTCATATCTCGGTATTTTATTAGGTTTTTTTTCCAGTTACCTTATACAACCTCATGTCCTTACCCCGGAGCAGATAGGTTTAATTAGCATACTTACCTCATTTTCAATTCTGTTTGCCCAGGTTGCCGTACTTGGGTTTAATGCAACAGCAAGGATTTTCCCATATTTCAGGGACTCCAAAAACCATAACAATGGCTATCTTGGATTAGCCTGTTTAATTTCTATTACCGGCTTTATCGTCTTCTGCATAGCAGCATACTTCCTAAAAGATCAAATCATTCAACAAAAGGGCTCCGAGAACAATCTTTTTGAAACTTACTACTGGTATTTAATTCCTTTAACATTCTTTACCATGCTGTTCAATATTCTGGAATTATACTCCAGAATGCTCTACGATACCATCGCAGGAAGAGTATTAAAAGAATTTACCCAACGTATATTTCTACTGGCCGCCTTATTGCTCTTGCTCTTTAAATCGGTAGACTTTGAGACTTTTATGTGGATATGGCTCCTGTGCAATATCATCCCAACAGGAATGATCGCCTTTCGGCTATACAAAAGAAATCAACTATCATTCCGTCTGAACTTTCAGTTTCTAGATCCTTCGATAAGGAGACAAATAATTCACCTGTGCTTTTTCGGAATCCTCACCGGAACCTCCCCATATATTATTGAAAATATTGATAAATATATGATCAATGAGAAGTTTGGACTTGGAGACGCCGGTGTTTATTCACTCGCATTTACATTTGGAACCATCATTAGCTTACCCAGGCGATCTTTGTATAGCATCGCCTATACTGTTATTGCTGAAGCCTGGAAAAACGAAAACATTCAGGAAATTAAATCCGTATATAAAAAAAGTTGTATCACCCAACTCATAACCACACTTTTCTTGTTTTTACTGATCTGGGCCAATATTCATAATATTTATTATACCCTACCGCCGGAGTATGCCTCTGGAAGATACGTGATCTTTTTCATTGGGCTAGGCTATCTGATCGATTCGGCAACCGGTGTAAATGGAGTAATTCTGGCTACATCCAAATTTTATAAATACGACTCTTTCTTCAATGTTGCCCTGATAGGGGTCGTTATTGCAGCAAACCTGATATTCATCCCACGATATGGCATAACAGGGGCCGCTATAGCATCAGCAATCACCCTATTTATTTTTAACCTATCCAGGTACCTATTCATTTTAGTCCTGTTTAAAATGCAGCCCTTTACTTACAAAACGCCACTTACCATATTTACCGGCATAGTGATTTATTTTTTGGTAAACACCATCCCCCCCCTCGCCAACTTTATTGTAGATGGCGCATTGCGTCTGACATTGATCACACTACTCTTTGGAGGAACCATTTACATCCTTAAATTGTCTGAAGACATCAATGGATTAATTGACGACCTCACCAAAAAATATCTACTGAATAAAAAATAA
- a CDS encoding glycosyltransferase codes for MAKITYNICVLIVTYSNRWQFLEQVLKGVTALENVTDVIIVDNASTYNVAQNCALLLDSRIKVLTHTENLGSSGGYKAGLECFMKETEANFVWLLDDDNLPAPDALEKLTDVWASTQADDDQKALFSLRLDRKQHVQIGQGEDANRFLLVKNSFMGFNLFRVPVNQYYKFRDSFNKQRDFKEKAAMAYAPYGGMFFHKRMVDLIGYPDERFFVYADDSEYTYRMTEKGSTIWLVPASQITDVDKSYGIKYVKHFWRSMYLDLWSFRTYYQVRNSIYFYSRFNVTNHTIYGINKRLFLLKQWLISKLTAKQTNYKKLLGAIQDGLEGKLGMVNPEKYS; via the coding sequence ATGGCAAAGATAACATATAATATTTGTGTGTTAATTGTTACCTATAGTAATAGGTGGCAATTTTTAGAACAGGTGCTGAAGGGTGTTACTGCCTTGGAAAATGTAACAGATGTCATAATCGTAGATAATGCTTCTACCTACAACGTGGCGCAAAACTGTGCACTGCTGCTGGATTCTCGGATTAAGGTGCTTACCCATACAGAGAATTTAGGATCTTCCGGTGGCTATAAGGCTGGATTGGAGTGTTTTATGAAAGAAACTGAAGCCAATTTTGTGTGGTTACTGGATGATGATAATCTTCCTGCTCCGGATGCACTTGAAAAGCTTACGGATGTATGGGCTTCAACACAAGCCGATGACGATCAGAAAGCCTTATTTTCCCTCCGTTTAGATCGAAAACAGCATGTGCAGATTGGACAGGGCGAAGATGCAAATCGATTTTTACTGGTTAAGAATAGTTTTATGGGCTTTAATTTATTTAGAGTGCCGGTTAATCAGTATTATAAATTTAGGGATAGCTTTAATAAGCAAAGAGATTTTAAAGAAAAGGCCGCTATGGCTTATGCACCTTATGGTGGTATGTTTTTTCATAAGCGGATGGTTGATTTGATTGGCTACCCGGATGAGCGTTTTTTTGTATATGCTGATGATTCGGAATATACCTATAGAATGACAGAAAAGGGAAGTACGATATGGCTTGTCCCAGCCAGTCAGATTACCGATGTCGATAAGTCTTATGGTATTAAGTATGTTAAGCATTTCTGGCGGTCGATGTATTTAGATTTGTGGAGTTTTAGAACTTATTATCAGGTGCGGAATAGCATATACTTTTATTCAAGGTTTAATGTTACTAACCACACTATTTATGGTATTAACAAGAGACTTTTTTTACTGAAACAATGGTTGATAAGTAAGCTTACGGCTAAACAAACAAACTATAAGAAGCTTTTGGGGGCTATTCAGGATGGACTGGAAGGGAAGTTGGGAATGGTAAATCCAGAAAAATATAGTTAG